GACCCTGCCCACCGGGCCTGTCCTGTGATTGAGCGTGCCTAGTGGTAGGGGAGCCGGAGAAGCTAGATGGAGAGCGGCTGCGTCCCTGCAGTGCACTGCCCTCGCGGAGCTCCTGgcgggagggggaggagcttAGCGAGCGCTGAAGGGAGGACGACGAGCTACGAGGCCGAGGAGGAGGGCTGAAGAGCATCCCGCTGCGGTCCTGCATCAGCTGAGTCAGACTGGCCAGGAAGTCTGCGTCACTAGTGCTGCTGGCTCGCACTCTTAGCCTCCGCCGCCTGGAGAAAAGAACATATGACACTATGATTGTGATTCTTTCTGTTCGATGATTCTTCCTTTACAACATTAGAAAACTTCTGATTTACAAGattttttgattattaattatgGTCAGCATTTTTAAGCAAATCTACATTCTGTAATAAGCTCTCTTGTAGTTTTTAGTCGTCGGTGGAGTCCATTCCCAcattggatttattttgtttacctattcaaaaaagtaaaataattaaTCGTAATGCAAAGTGTAAATCTCTTACTGCTGGTActtggcataaaaaaaaaaaaaaaatctaccagCAAAACACAGGGTGGCTTTTACTCTGAAGCATtcacagaaaattaaatgtatttctcaCAGAGATGAGTGTGGCAAGGATTATTAACAGCGTAATTTATCATCACACATGAGTTTATAAACAAATGCAGCAGTCAAAGTTGGCTAAATTGAAGAGTCTAAAGCACCAGGATAAACGGCCAATTAATGTCTGacgtatttttttaaaaacaatataagtttgtttggctgcactgaaaaagacacaaaggtTGCTGTCATATTTCCTTACTGCTTGAGTGTTTGCTATAGAATTAAACTGCAATTACTAATACCACAATTGACCACACTAAATCAACCAGGGCCAAAGTCTTAAGGACTGTAACCTTAAATATGTTCCGTccaacaaaaagagacaaatgagCAATGTGGATCCTTTTAAAGTCTTCACAGAACATAGTTCATACCTGTTGTCCACACCCGGGCGGATAGGAGGTTTCCCTGGAGGTGGTCGAGGCAGAAACTTGCTTGTGAATTGCTCGGGTAGAAAGTTGGCGCTCACTGGACGCGGGATCTTACTTTTGCTACCTgatgaggaggacagagagagagggtcTTCTCCTCCACAGTCGGACCTGGAGCCTCGCTCTGAGGAGAGCCTGTCCCTCGGCAAAGCGCAAGGCAGGTTGTCacaggacagagatggagaaggtGAGTGGGTGGGGGAGCCAGGAACTGGACTGCTCCAGCGGTGACGCCTCTCCAAGTTGAGGTCCTTAGTTGGAGAGTCCAGGATGCTAGGGTCCCGGACTGGGATTCGACTCAATCTTGGGGATGAGGGAGAGTCTCTTCGCCTGAgcagagctggaggtggagaggaggagacggtgaCGGTGCTCTCCATAGCGCCTCCCACTGCGTCAGCTAGAGGCTGCTGGTTCGGCTCGGAGGAGCGATCGGGCAGACCGGAATCACTCTCTGGGTCTCTGTCGTTTGTCAGATGAGAAGTGGGACCTTTGGCTGGGCTTGGCACTGGAGCTAACTCCAACTTCCCTCCGTCCTTCAAGATTTCTTCTGAGACTTTATCAGATTCACCTGATGGTGCCTCGAGGGGTATTGCATCACTCCTCTCCTGTACTGGCGACTGTGGCGCACAGCTAGAGGACTGAGAAGAGTTTGATAATTGTTAAAGGGTGTGAAgacaatcaaaaacaacaaacaatcaaaaGCTCCAAAACAACCTGGATCAATTTTCTAGAGCATGTCCTGCTGATGGAGATAAGGTTGATGAATCTTAATCATTTTCTATGGATGGCAGGAGATCAAGCCCGAGATCACTATGTTTATGCTGCTTTCGCAAAATGTTGGCAGAATCAGGCGCACAGCTGATCACGCATTATTCAGACTGAGCATTCATCCATTATTCAAAGGTGGTTAGCCCTAATACAAACCATGTAATGACGCCAGATTAACAGCTTAAATTAGCCTATTTTGTGGTTTTATAGCAGTTCCTAACCAAGTGAACCCAGATACAAATGATGCCAGTAGAAAATTAGCTGAAACAATTGTATTGGTGTAtataattgattttattttgatgtagCTGCCAGCGTATTTGCAGCCACTCCTCTGACTTCTGTGAGTCTTTCTCTCTTGTGGGATACATCATCTGTGTCCGCAAAAATATATATCTCGGACTTTGAATTACTACTCTACTCTCGTAATTATGGTTTACAGGATATGATGTGAACGTGGAATTATCTACCATACACAAAGTGCAATACGAATGTTGTATACTGTCGTACTTACACCTATATCCATTTGTCAATGTCATTGTTTCGTAGGAATTTgttcaaatgtgtctttgtaaAAGCATATCACTGTGAATCTGAGGTTCCTATATTGATGATTATATGATTAACTAATGAATTGGGGTTGTTTTCTCACCTGTTAAACACCTAAGTTCACAATGCTGCTTTCAGTTCATGCACATCAAAATGCTTGATCACTTCTACCTGGTCCATCTGGGGTCTTCCCATCATGACTGAGGGCATCTGTCCGAGCATCCCGGGCAGCCTCCTGTGGCCCAGTAACCATGTTCCAGGCATGGACATCTGCGACAGGACAGGACTGCTCGGCACTGCTGTGGACTGACCATCCTGTGGCTCAGAGGACTGGTTTTCAGTCTCAGCAGGTGGCTGCATTCCAGGTTCGTCCTCGTGCAGAGCTTCACCTGCAGGCTTGGTGGCCCCAGAGCCGCTGCCTTGCTCAAGCTCCAGCATCACCCACTCCTGAGAGTCTCCCTCCTGAGGCACAGGACTGAGGTTTACGGCCACAAAGCCGCTGCTGGCTGCACCCTCTTCTTGATCTGGTGTTGCCATGCCTGAGTGTTCCTCGTTGCAGGAAGGCGTGTGCTGCCCATGTCCCCTCTCAGGAATAGATTTCTCCCCGACTTGAGAAAGGACAGGACGCTGTTTGCCTAAGctgaaacaacatattttacaaGATTATGGTCAATTTGTCTGTTTGCCATAAATAAGCATTTTGCAAGCTGTAACAAGCGGATATATTGTAATTTGAGAGCGTACTAACTAGGCCTCAAGGAAGCGTTCGATGGTGGGCTTGGGTTCGGGTGCAAGCCTCTTTTCAAATGCCAAGCTTTGACTGTGCCTCATCCTGCGGAGCAGCGGTGCAGCCCGCTCCAAGAACATGGTCTCTGATCGCACCCGTCGAGGAGAGCTCTGCATGGAGCCGGTGTTGGGGCTCTGGTTCCCCTGGTTCTGACTGTTTTCATCCTCACTCACCACCTGAGGAGAATGAGCAACAAAGAGGCCCAAACCTGAAGTAATGCATTTTTTACGCACAGAATGCTATTTTTACTCCGCACTGCTTGTTTAAATTCAAATCCGAAGTAGCAAATTTTTGATAAAGGTAGTGATGATTATTGTTGCCGGGACGCTGGTTAACCGAAAGTGTCAGAATTTGACAgcctgggaatgaaactcaatAATCAACAATCTCTCTAGAATTGTCTACTTCAGCTTTAAGTTTCAAAAGGTAGgattttttacatattaaaaaaacacaaaacaacatatttgattaCCTATGATTTAAAGAAGGTTAACTCATCGCTGTGTCCATTCCTATCTCAGACCTCACATCTTACCTTAAGAAATCCTAACTATAAATCCAACACTTAGTCATTTCAATCATAATATTTCTGTTATTGCTGTTACCCATCTTTATTGTCACTGCCATACAGACCTGACAATAGTAGTGCTGCAATTTCTGGCAGTTATTATGAAGTAAGGATGCCATCCTAAATCAGGATTCCTAATTTAAGAAATTCTTCGGTTAGGACTGTTCTtttatatgtacattttaagCCCAAAATgggatttttaaatatttttttaataaatgcagTTAAGGAACATGCTTTAGGTGTACAAAAATCCTAAATATTGCCCTCAACTGGGTACTCAAGTATCAGTACTGGGGTGGGTTAAAGTAGGTGAGGCAGAATTAAATATTCTACCTCTGGGCAAAGTTAATGCAGTCTTGGGGAGAGTAttgagcaaaaatgtaaatctcaGTGCACAAGACAAGTAGCAGTTACATAAGAGTAATATCACAGCAGTGGGTAAGAACATTGTACATTGCCCCGACCTTCCTGATCATCGCCTGGGCTTGTTTATGATTTCGGTTGCGGTCCATCTCCTCCCATACATCTGCACCAGGGGTGGTCGGCGTGGGGATGGGCGGGCAGTTGTCAGCATCACTGAGGCGCTCCCCTTGCAGGACATCTTCAGtgttctccctctgcagctcgCCTGGCAGCACTGAAGCATTGGCCAtgctgtggaggagaaggaaggtCACCCTGCAGCTCATTTCCACAGCACAATTTAGAGCAGCCATTTCTCAGGGATCTCTGACTGTGCAGATTTCTAGTctaaaaaaagcagcagctatACATTTACACTCATGTCCAACAAAGTGTGAAGGAAGTCTGAATAGCACAAGTGAAACTGCAATAATGATCCAGCTGCAAGTAATGGAATAAATGGCTATGTGTAAAAAGTGACAGAGCCTTCTTTGACTGTAAATACCCCAAGTACGCTGGTGTGAGGCGAGTGAGCTGCTGAGCAGTGGTTGTTGCGGCAGTGATGGTCAGCATGTCCACGGAATCACATTTCTCCCAGTCGTACGGGTCATTCTCCAGCACGTTGTGGCTCTTCATAGCATTctcaaacactgacatcaggagctgtcacagagaaaacacagccgTCAGCGTTTGGTAGCTGGGGAGGAACAAACAGTGCATGCAGAATATGCCAAACAAGAGATGGCCAACCTCATAGTCAGGCTTAGTGAAGTAGTCCAAAGTCAGGATATGATCCAGGAAGGTACTAAACTCAGAGGGAAGGTGCTTGAGCATGAGTCGATGGTCATACGTCTCTTTTAGATTTCCGACTTGTTCCTTAAAGCAGGGAGAAAATAAATGGATTAATGGATACAAATACCATGAATACATTTCTAtactgattaaaacaaaaaggcacaTACTTTATCTTTAATTTTCCTCCAAGGCAGCTGACCAACCATGAATTCAACCAACATGTAGAAGAGGGACCACAAGTCGTCGTGACGGCCCATTTCCTACAGATGAAGATACACAACGATGAGCTGTTTCAACGTTAAAACGAATATGTCAGCAAAAACGGATGTTTGTGGTCCATGCTCACCTTATTTTTATGAGCATTGATTGAAGCATATCGCACAGTTCCTCTGAAGCCTGCCACAGGACGAGGCTGAAAGAGAATTCAGATTTGGTAAAATGCAAACTGCATGAGGTGAtgaggaaactgaaacacaaataactaAATGTTTGTCCATTACCCCATCTTACCCCATTTTAAGGTATCTATGGATACTATTCAGGCAACTAATCCTTTTTGGGATGGTCACCGATATCACGAGAGCCACTAAGCTAAGGCCAGCTGAGGTCATGTAAATGAATTTGTCATTTGACGTGAAACGTGTACATTTGTGTGCCTTTAACTTTAGATACCCTATCAGTAATATTTGCTCAATAAAACACCAGTGCAACCCAAAGTGGTGCATCTGCATTTATATGATACAGTatctcattttaaattattttggattcattttttaatgacacattttgctGGACCAGACGGACTGTGCTGTAAATCAGCTTCTGAGAGGATAAGTAACTTCTAGGTTATcggattaaaaaacaaacaaaaaaacaatgcttaCAGGAAGCTGACTTGGAGTACTTACTGGACGGACTTCCTGACTGGAGTTGGTAAACTGACGGGCCAGGCCAAAATCAAGCATATAGCAGCATCTGCACGTACTGGCTAGTCGTCCCATCGCAAAGTTGGACTATAGTTTTAACAACATAGATAAACACAAGCAAGTTAAACAGTTAATTGTTCTATGTAAATGTAACTTTTGCTAAATTAGGATGCATACAATAACAGGAAATTCATAAATCATGAGAGGGTTTCAAGTCAGCTTACAGGCTTAATGTCACGGTGCAGGAAGCCTACAGAGTGAATGCTTTCTATTGCCTCTAAAATCTGCTTGCCAAGTCTCAAAGTTGTGGAGACGGAGAAGGTGGCTCGGGTCATGGTCCTGCGCAAATCTGCCAGATTCCTCCCCTTATGACAGGAAACGAGTGTTGCGTGTTATATTTATGATGCAGAGTGATTCTGtttcagcagaaaacaacataCTTGATGAGCACTGATGGGTGAAAACCCTACCTGGAGCTCCATCACCACATAGTTGAATCGATCATTCCTGCCACATCCTACGAAGCGACACACGTGGTCTTTACCTGTCAACAAAGAATGTATATTTATACCAACGGGTAGGCTCTTTGGTCAAAATGTATGCCTGCTCCAGACACAAATATTaggtataaatgtgtgtatacatgtgaCAAATCTTGTGTATTAGAATGGATTACTGGAATGTTTTGGGATTAGTTAGCACAATAAGTTTTAAGGATTATAAACATGTCTTTTATTCACTGAGTGTCAATGTGTTTTGAGGTGTAGACCAAACAACTGCTACTTTTATCATAACAATTCAATGGTTTTATTTGATGAAACATTAACCTTCATGGAAACCGACCATCTACCATATGTACTAAATTGACAAAATGATTTTGGGGGGTTACCACTTGGCACAATCTGATATCTCCGTGTTTGAGTTATTCCTGGAACATCATTAATAATGTAGCTCCAAAACCATTACTGAAACTGACCAATCACGTTTTTGTAAAGTCATGGGAAAAAGGGATCCACTCAGGGGAAAAGACTGGAAAGTACGCACATGGGAGAAGTTACTCTTTCAAATACATGTTGAACATAGTGAAAGAATATATCTAAACTCAAAACTATACGTGACCAAGTATTTCTATTGCCTGAACTTAACCAAAGAAGTTAACCAAGCTTAAATGGGTTTCAGTCCCCGTCTCCAGAATGAGAGTATGTAGCCCATTCAACCGCGATGGCTTGCAGCAGCTGTGATTTTTGGCGATGTTTTGTACGTTGAAATGATGATCCTTGAAAAACATTAACTATGACCTTCCGGGGATTAACACAAGCTGCAAAGCTATGACATCCCATGATAATGATCAACTTTAATAATGActttaagaaaaacatcaacacagcagTATCAGATCACATCACCCATCTTGCCTGCACAAATTCTTCTGGGGAAAAAGTGTTAGTCAGTCATTTTGTGGGAGTTTTCAGTCACTGATAATTGGATGACATCACTCACCCTGAAGCTTCTTCAGCACTGCCACCTCCATCTTCAGCACCTGTTTGGGTTGTTGAGCAGACTCCACCTTTAGGGCGACAGTGGCCTGGCTCAACTGATCCAAAACCTCATAGATCTCCCCAAACCCGCCTCCACCTATCTTCCTCGCCTGAGAAAGAAGAGTGTTTTCATCAACCCACTGTGTGACCGTGGAGGAAAATATCCTTTTGATTGGGACATTATTTGGTGATTTCTCTTCCTTACCactttccatctgtctctgacCACGTCTGCCACTGACAGGATGTCTGTGTGCTCTCCAGCCCCACTCATCCTGAGAGCTCTCAGCTACAGCCTGCACCTGGCATCAGTGACGAAAGCACCCCACTGAAAACAGGGAACAGATTTTAAAATTCAGTTCCGTCTTTTCTCCCTGACAAACCACTGTATACTGCACGCCAATGGGCGTGCAGAGGGTGGAAAGAGGAACA
This region of Acanthopagrus latus isolate v.2019 chromosome 22, fAcaLat1.1, whole genome shotgun sequence genomic DNA includes:
- the ttbk2b gene encoding tau-tubulin kinase 2b, translating into MSGAGEHTDILSVADVVRDRWKVARKIGGGGFGEIYEVLDQLSQATVALKVESAQQPKQVLKMEVAVLKKLQGKDHVCRFVGCGRNDRFNYVVMELQGRNLADLRRTMTRATFSVSTTLRLGKQILEAIESIHSVGFLHRDIKPSNFAMGRLASTCRCCYMLDFGLARQFTNSSQEVRPPRPVAGFRGTVRYASINAHKNKEMGRHDDLWSLFYMLVEFMVGQLPWRKIKDKEQVGNLKETYDHRLMLKHLPSEFSTFLDHILTLDYFTKPDYELLMSVFENAMKSHNVLENDPYDWEKCDSVDMLTITAATTTAQQLTRLTPAYLGMANASVLPGELQRENTEDVLQGERLSDADNCPPIPTPTTPGADVWEEMDRNRNHKQAQAMIRKVVSEDENSQNQGNQSPNTGSMQSSPRRVRSETMFLERAAPLLRRMRHSQSLAFEKRLAPEPKPTIERFLEAYLGKQRPVLSQVGEKSIPERGHGQHTPSCNEEHSGMATPDQEEGAASSGFVAVNLSPVPQEGDSQEWVMLELEQGSGSGATKPAGEALHEDEPGMQPPAETENQSSEPQDGQSTAVPSSPVLSQMSMPGTWLLGHRRLPGMLGQMPSVMMGRPQMDQSSSCAPQSPVQERSDAIPLEAPSGESDKVSEEILKDGGKLELAPVPSPAKGPTSHLTNDRDPESDSGLPDRSSEPNQQPLADAVGGAMESTVTVSSSPPPALLRRRDSPSSPRLSRIPVRDPSILDSPTKDLNLERRHRWSSPVPGSPTHSPSPSLSCDNLPCALPRDRLSSERGSRSDCGGEDPLSLSSSSGSKSKIPRPVSANFLPEQFTSKFLPRPPPGKPPIRPGVDNRRRRLRVRASSTSDADFLASLTQLMQDRSGMLFSPPPRPRSSSSSLQRSLSSSPSRQELREGSALQGRSRSPSSFSGSPTTRHAQSQDRPGGQGLWGHGSRGRGLIQEGKGFSKVNR